One genomic window of Massilia sp. KIM includes the following:
- a CDS encoding tetratricopeptide repeat protein, with the protein MKTIALAIAAAALGLAAPAGAREYCGELANHYGPYDYRTDKPKLQIVERAHFTEAVEAGVRGATAHEVGGDLDYTLRASPNHHRALATLARIALRDKALMINQTKWPVECYFLRAERFAPDDAVVNSTYGSYLFNLGKIDQALVQYRKAIELDPDNAMINYNAGLAYMKKADFARALAHAHKAYEQGYPLPGLKNQLVKAGKWVEPAPAKEEADAPDADAARKAAANTGVEPATKATQ; encoded by the coding sequence ATGAAGACGATTGCACTGGCTATCGCGGCCGCCGCCCTGGGGCTTGCCGCCCCGGCCGGCGCGCGCGAGTACTGCGGCGAGCTGGCGAACCACTACGGTCCCTACGACTACCGGACCGACAAGCCCAAGCTCCAGATTGTCGAGCGGGCGCACTTCACCGAAGCGGTCGAAGCCGGAGTACGCGGCGCCACCGCACATGAAGTCGGCGGGGACCTGGACTACACTCTGCGCGCCTCACCCAACCATCACCGTGCCCTGGCCACGCTGGCGCGCATCGCCCTGCGCGACAAGGCCTTGATGATCAATCAAACCAAGTGGCCGGTGGAATGCTATTTCCTGCGCGCGGAACGCTTCGCGCCCGACGATGCGGTCGTCAACAGCACCTATGGTTCCTACCTGTTCAATCTCGGCAAGATCGACCAGGCGCTCGTCCAGTACCGCAAGGCGATCGAACTCGACCCCGATAACGCCATGATCAATTACAACGCCGGCCTGGCCTATATGAAGAAAGCCGACTTCGCGCGCGCGCTGGCGCACGCCCACAAGGCCTACGAACAGGGCTACCCGCTGCCGGGCCTGAAGAACCAGCTGGTCAAGGCCGGCAAATGGGTGGAGCCGGCGCCGGCGAAAGAGGAAGCGGATGCGCCGGACGCCGACGCGGCGCGCAAGGCGGCCGCCAACACCGGCGTCGAGCCCGCCACCAAGGCCACCCAGTAA
- the prsK gene encoding XrtA/PEP-CTERM system histidine kinase PrsK, giving the protein MNSIITFSYLVAAVGFVLLGAAWLTSWRGRRYRAVLSAACLLSAGWAAAVGYHAHQEISVSLAADLLEILRNAAWSLFLVALLGRHREPSHGLPFGLSRKVAAAGVGYLLFLALTVYGWWGGYVFEGIGQVSSMSLRLGWSVFGMLLVEQVYRNKPEQERWAIKFACLGIGGMFAYDFYMYSDALLFRGINPDIWAARGAINALTVPLIGISMARSASWNTGLALSRRVMFHSAALFGSALYLLAMGLAGYALRFFGGSWGNLMQVAFLFAALMLLLGILFSGTFRSWLKVFISKHFYTYNYDYREEWLRFTRTLSEPGPGLGERAIQAIATLVESPGGSLWMRREGHAYEPVAHWHAAPQQAREEAGSAFCRYLGESHWVVDLAEAARDPDKYPGLVLPDWLRQQPRAWLVVPMVMHGGLAGFVVLQQSRSPVILNWEVIDLLKIAGVQAASYLAQQEAADALLVARQFESFNRMSTFVVHDLKNLVSQLSLMVANAEKHRDNPEFQRDMVETVELSVEKMKLMLQKLGRSANMERPAPLSVEEVVRQAISNKRGFEPRPALQVRATGLRVLADRERLERVLGHLVQNAIEATPRDGRVTIEVGQRDGQALVSIRDTGVGMDEEFIRERLFRPFESTKAAGMGIGAFESREYIHELGGRLEVSSTPQVGTTFDVLLPLHEGQAAEVAPRAAAGELS; this is encoded by the coding sequence TTGAACTCGATCATCACGTTCAGTTACCTGGTCGCCGCGGTCGGCTTCGTCCTGCTGGGCGCGGCCTGGCTGACCAGCTGGCGCGGGCGACGCTACCGCGCCGTCCTGTCCGCGGCCTGCCTGCTGAGCGCGGGCTGGGCCGCCGCCGTCGGCTACCACGCCCACCAGGAAATATCGGTGTCGCTGGCCGCCGACCTGCTCGAGATCCTGCGTAACGCCGCCTGGTCGCTGTTCCTGGTCGCCCTGCTCGGGCGCCACCGCGAACCCTCCCACGGACTCCCTTTCGGGCTGAGCCGCAAGGTCGCCGCCGCCGGGGTCGGCTATCTGCTGTTCCTGGCGCTCACCGTCTACGGCTGGTGGGGCGGCTATGTCTTCGAAGGCATCGGCCAGGTTTCCTCGATGAGCCTGCGCCTGGGCTGGTCGGTGTTCGGCATGCTGCTGGTCGAGCAGGTGTACCGCAACAAGCCTGAGCAGGAGCGCTGGGCAATCAAGTTCGCCTGCCTGGGCATCGGCGGCATGTTCGCCTATGACTTTTACATGTACAGCGACGCGCTGCTGTTCCGTGGCATCAATCCCGACATCTGGGCCGCCCGCGGCGCCATCAATGCGCTCACCGTGCCCCTGATCGGCATCTCCATGGCCCGCAGCGCTTCCTGGAACACCGGGCTGGCCCTGTCGCGCCGCGTGATGTTCCACTCCGCGGCCCTGTTCGGTTCGGCGCTCTATCTGCTGGCCATGGGCCTGGCCGGTTACGCGCTGCGCTTCTTCGGCGGCAGCTGGGGCAACCTGATGCAGGTGGCCTTCCTGTTCGCCGCCCTCATGCTGCTGCTCGGGATCCTGTTCTCCGGCACCTTCCGCTCCTGGCTCAAGGTCTTCATCAGCAAGCACTTCTATACCTACAACTACGACTACCGGGAGGAATGGCTGCGCTTCACCCGCACCCTGTCGGAACCGGGCCCGGGACTGGGCGAGCGCGCCATCCAGGCCATCGCTACCCTGGTGGAAAGCCCGGGCGGCAGCCTGTGGATGCGGCGCGAGGGGCATGCCTACGAACCGGTCGCCCACTGGCACGCGGCGCCGCAGCAGGCGCGCGAGGAGGCCGGCTCGGCCTTCTGCCGCTATCTTGGAGAATCGCACTGGGTGGTCGACCTGGCGGAAGCGGCGCGCGACCCGGACAAGTATCCCGGCCTGGTGCTGCCTGACTGGCTGCGCCAGCAGCCCAGGGCCTGGCTGGTGGTGCCCATGGTGATGCACGGCGGCCTGGCCGGCTTCGTGGTCCTGCAGCAGTCGCGCAGCCCGGTGATCCTGAACTGGGAAGTGATCGACCTGCTCAAGATCGCCGGCGTGCAGGCCGCCAGCTACCTGGCCCAGCAGGAAGCGGCCGACGCCCTGCTGGTGGCGCGCCAGTTCGAGTCCTTCAACCGGATGTCGACCTTCGTCGTGCACGACCTCAAGAACCTGGTATCGCAGCTCTCGCTGATGGTCGCGAATGCGGAAAAGCATCGCGACAATCCCGAATTCCAGCGCGACATGGTCGAGACCGTCGAGCTGTCGGTCGAAAAGATGAAGCTGATGCTGCAGAAGCTGGGCCGCAGCGCCAACATGGAACGCCCGGCGCCGCTGTCGGTCGAGGAGGTGGTGCGGCAGGCGATCAGCAACAAGCGCGGCTTCGAGCCACGCCCGGCGCTGCAGGTGCGCGCCACCGGCCTGCGCGTGCTGGCCGACCGCGAGCGCCTCGAGCGGGTGCTGGGCCACCTGGTGCAGAACGCGATCGAAGCCACCCCGCGCGACGGCCGGGTCACCATCGAGGTCGGCCAGCGCGACGGCCAGGCCCTGGTCTCGATCCGCGACACCGGCGTTGGGATGGACGAGGAGTTCATCCGCGAGCGCCTGTTCCGGCCCTTCGAATCGACCAAGGCGGCGGGCATGGGCATCGGCGCTTTCGAGAGCCGCGAATACATCCACGAACTGGGCGGGCGGCTGGAAGTCAGCAGCACGCCCCAGGTCGGCACCACTTTCGACGTATTATTGCCGCTGCACGAAGGGCAGGCAGCGGAGGTCGCGCCGCGCGCCGCGGCAGGAGAATTGTCTTGA
- a CDS encoding cytochrome c5 family protein: MSDAHNEHQSMIRTPKQLIAAVTAFFLVIVIGIILLVIFATNERLTGAGTDSQSAEAVAARVRPVAEAGFTLVDANAPKVLQAGSAVYAAVCAACHDSGAAGAPKTGDNAAWGARLAQGYETLLKHAIEGIRAMPAKGGNPDLDDLEVARAVVFMTNKSGASFKEPAAPAPAAATAAAPAEAGAAAPAAAAPVAAAPAAAPAAAAPAAPAPAAAPAVASADAGKATYNAACVACHGAGIAGAPKVGDKAAWAARIKQGDAVLYEHAIKGFQGKAGVMPPKGGSTASDADVKAAVDFMVAASK; this comes from the coding sequence ATGAGCGACGCACACAATGAACACCAATCGATGATCCGCACGCCGAAGCAGCTGATCGCCGCGGTTACTGCATTCTTCCTCGTCATCGTCATCGGCATCATTCTGCTGGTTATCTTTGCCACCAACGAGCGCCTGACCGGCGCCGGCACCGACAGCCAGAGTGCGGAAGCCGTGGCGGCCCGGGTGCGTCCGGTGGCCGAGGCGGGGTTCACGCTCGTGGATGCCAACGCGCCCAAGGTGCTGCAGGCCGGTTCCGCCGTCTACGCGGCCGTGTGCGCCGCCTGCCACGACAGCGGCGCGGCCGGCGCTCCCAAGACCGGCGACAACGCAGCCTGGGGCGCCCGCCTGGCCCAGGGCTATGAAACCCTGCTCAAGCATGCGATCGAAGGCATCCGCGCGATGCCGGCCAAAGGCGGCAATCCGGATCTCGACGACCTCGAGGTGGCGCGCGCCGTCGTGTTCATGACCAACAAGAGCGGCGCGAGCTTCAAGGAGCCGGCCGCCCCTGCCCCGGCCGCCGCCACTGCCGCCGCACCTGCCGAGGCGGGCGCCGCCGCTCCGGCCGCCGCCGCACCTGTCGCCGCCGCACCGGCAGCGGCTCCGGCAGCGGCCGCGCCAGCCGCACCGGCCCCGGCCGCTGCCCCCGCCGTCGCCAGCGCCGACGCCGGCAAGGCCACCTACAATGCCGCCTGCGTGGCCTGCCACGGCGCCGGCATCGCCGGTGCGCCGAAAGTCGGCGACAAGGCCGCCTGGGCCGCGCGCATCAAGCAGGGCGACGCCGTGCTCTACGAACACGCGATCAAGGGCTTCCAGGGCAAGGCCGGCGTGATGCCGCCGAAGGGCGGCTCGACCGCCTCCGATGCCGACGTAAAGGCCGCTGTCGATTTCATGGTGGCCGCGTCCAAGTAA
- a CDS encoding TIGR03013 family XrtA/PEP-CTERM system glycosyltransferase has protein sequence MLRIANHYVSKIVFVLLFVEALVLLGAVYLGATIRFVEVGESSAAVPHLEYFFTSAIAFAAAMLFSMSAMGMYQLDVDEGVRHPLLMKLMPSFVMGFVILTLVFYLAPELYFGRGVLLLTFGVAAVGILAARYVVLKSSEAAVLRTRILFLGSGPLARECSDLATRANRYHKYDIAGFIPVATEELCVDPAKVMKGADSSGLSKLVRQYNVDEIVVSVLNRRGGFPIKELLDCKLQGVKVTDAATFFERETCQIRVDSLQPSWLVFGGGFDQSFVRMFMKRAFDLGCSLALLALTFPILLLGMLAVWLEDRGPAFYAQERVGRDGKTFRVLKLRSMRIDAEKGGKPQWAAQNDPRITRVGNFMRKTRIDELPQILNVLKGEMSFVGPRPERPYFVEQLIEVVPYYNVRHSIKPGITGWAQVRYGYGSSAEDALQKLQYDLYYVKNNSLFLDVLILIDTLKVVLFRSGR, from the coding sequence GTGCTCAGAATCGCCAACCACTACGTATCCAAGATCGTGTTCGTCCTGCTCTTCGTCGAAGCGCTGGTGCTGCTGGGCGCCGTCTACCTCGGCGCGACGATCCGCTTCGTGGAAGTCGGCGAGAGCAGCGCGGCCGTGCCGCACCTCGAGTACTTCTTCACCTCGGCGATCGCCTTCGCCGCCGCCATGCTGTTCAGCATGAGCGCGATGGGCATGTACCAGCTCGACGTCGACGAGGGCGTGCGCCATCCGCTCCTGATGAAGCTGATGCCCTCCTTCGTGATGGGCTTCGTGATCCTGACCCTGGTGTTCTACCTGGCGCCGGAACTGTATTTCGGCCGCGGCGTGCTGCTGCTGACCTTCGGCGTGGCCGCGGTCGGCATCCTGGCCGCGCGCTACGTCGTGCTCAAGAGTTCGGAAGCGGCGGTGCTGCGCACCCGCATCCTGTTCCTGGGCAGCGGCCCGCTGGCGCGCGAGTGCAGCGACCTGGCCACCCGCGCCAACCGCTATCACAAGTACGACATCGCCGGTTTCATCCCGGTGGCCACCGAGGAACTGTGCGTCGACCCGGCCAAGGTCATGAAGGGCGCCGATTCGAGCGGCCTGTCCAAGCTGGTGCGCCAGTACAACGTCGACGAGATCGTGGTCTCGGTGCTGAACCGCCGCGGCGGCTTCCCGATCAAGGAACTGCTCGACTGCAAGCTGCAGGGCGTGAAGGTGACCGACGCCGCCACCTTCTTCGAGCGCGAAACCTGCCAGATCCGGGTCGATTCGCTGCAGCCGTCCTGGCTGGTGTTCGGCGGCGGCTTCGACCAGAGCTTCGTGCGCATGTTCATGAAGCGCGCCTTCGACCTCGGTTGCAGCCTGGCGCTGCTGGCGCTTACCTTCCCGATCCTGCTGCTGGGCATGCTGGCCGTGTGGCTGGAAGACCGCGGCCCGGCCTTCTACGCCCAGGAGCGGGTCGGCCGTGACGGCAAGACCTTCCGCGTGCTCAAGCTGCGCAGCATGCGCATCGACGCCGAGAAGGGTGGCAAGCCGCAATGGGCTGCCCAGAACGATCCGCGCATCACCCGCGTCGGCAACTTCATGCGCAAGACCCGCATCGACGAGCTGCCCCAGATCCTCAACGTGCTCAAGGGCGAGATGAGCTTCGTCGGTCCGCGCCCCGAGCGTCCCTACTTCGTCGAGCAGCTGATCGAGGTAGTCCCGTACTACAACGTGCGCCACTCGATCAAACCGGGCATCACCGGCTGGGCCCAGGTGCGCTACGGCTACGGTTCCTCGGCCGAGGACGCGCTGCAGAAGCTGCAGTACGACCTCTACTACGTCAAGAACAACAGCCTGTTCCTCGACGTGCTGATCCTGATCGACACCCTCAAGGTGGTGCTGTTCCGCAGCGGCCGCTGA
- a CDS encoding VanZ family protein codes for MSTRPAPPARHAAAARVLLAAMTWFIVYGSLFPFDFEDAPRPLSSFLGEADLFANRADAIDNLVLFVPFGIALQASFARVRARLLGAGLGLLVLGVGIQLAQLYLPSRTASLSDVAWNAAGMAAGMLLAARIRAQLANQMAGQAGEHDNFLLLLVVVWVCYESFPFLPTLDVGLLRAHARPAVFAPPFELARLLQHAAAACVAGCAVMRAGWLRRPVRGLVLLGALVLLLEVAVPYGALRRETLLGIVLGLVGGWFLAGLGGRRAAALVLPLALAMLLYTVLTPYRGQWRGGEFTLIPFSRFLWHSALGVLPPTAFEALAVGALLWSGLRLGRGPALGWCLLVLIGVGMLEVLRVALVAYQGDTTVLALALLLAPCAAAMRPHPRRERRRPGLAPASP; via the coding sequence TTGAGCACTCGGCCGGCGCCGCCGGCGCGCCACGCCGCGGCGGCCCGGGTGCTGCTGGCGGCCATGACCTGGTTCATCGTCTACGGTTCGCTGTTTCCCTTCGATTTCGAGGACGCGCCGCGTCCGCTGTCCAGCTTCCTGGGGGAGGCTGACCTGTTCGCCAACCGCGCGGACGCGATCGACAACCTGGTGCTGTTCGTCCCCTTCGGCATCGCGCTGCAGGCCAGTTTCGCGCGCGTCCGCGCGCGCCTGCTGGGCGCGGGGCTGGGCCTGCTGGTGCTGGGCGTGGGCATCCAGCTGGCCCAGCTCTACCTGCCCAGCCGCACCGCCTCGCTGTCGGACGTCGCCTGGAACGCCGCCGGGATGGCGGCCGGCATGCTGCTGGCCGCGCGCATCCGCGCCCAGCTGGCAAACCAGATGGCCGGGCAGGCAGGCGAGCACGACAACTTCCTCCTGTTGCTGGTGGTGGTCTGGGTCTGCTACGAATCCTTTCCCTTCCTGCCCACCCTCGATGTCGGCCTGTTGCGCGCCCACGCCAGGCCGGCTGTGTTCGCGCCGCCCTTCGAGCTGGCGCGCTTGCTGCAGCACGCGGCGGCGGCCTGCGTGGCGGGCTGCGCGGTGATGCGGGCCGGCTGGCTGCGCCGTCCGGTGCGCGGCCTGGTCCTGCTCGGCGCGCTGGTGCTGCTGCTGGAGGTGGCGGTGCCCTATGGCGCGCTGCGGCGCGAGACCCTGCTCGGGATCGTGCTTGGACTGGTGGGCGGCTGGTTCCTGGCCGGCCTGGGGGGGCGGCGCGCGGCGGCGCTGGTGCTGCCGCTGGCGCTGGCCATGCTGCTGTATACGGTGCTGACGCCTTATCGCGGACAGTGGCGGGGAGGGGAGTTCACCTTGATTCCCTTTTCGCGCTTCCTGTGGCACAGCGCCCTGGGTGTGCTGCCGCCGACCGCCTTCGAGGCGCTCGCCGTCGGCGCCCTGCTGTGGAGCGGCCTGCGCCTGGGCCGCGGTCCGGCGCTCGGCTGGTGCCTGCTGGTCCTGATCGGGGTAGGGATGCTGGAAGTGCTGCGCGTGGCGCTCGTCGCCTACCAGGGCGACACCACGGTGCTGGCGCTGGCGCTGCTGCTGGCGCCTTGTGCGGCGGCCATGCGGCCGCATCCGCGGAGGGAGAGGCGCCGGCCAGGACTGGCGCCGGCCTCTCCCTGA
- a CDS encoding SDR family oxidoreductase → MNKIEDIQGQLRTQCHHWLVTGAAGFIGSNLVEALLKLGQRVTGLDNFATGHRHNLDQVREAVGDAAWERFHFIEGDIRNLDDCRRACEGADYVLHQAALGSVPRSIADPILTNEANISGFVNMLVAARDAKVRRFVYAASSSTYGDHPALPKVEDQIGKPLSPYAVTKYVNELYADVFARCYGLESVGLRYFNVFGPRQDPNGAYAAVIPQWVAALIRNQPLKINGDGETSRDFCYIDNVVQANLLAATAGPDAANQVYNVALNDRTSLNQLHAMMVELLAPRFPHVSAHRPDHVDFRPGDVRHSQADISKAQRLLGYAPTHRLDQGLKQAMDWYVSHLV, encoded by the coding sequence GTGAACAAGATCGAAGACATCCAGGGGCAGCTGCGCACGCAGTGCCATCACTGGCTGGTAACTGGCGCCGCAGGTTTCATCGGTTCCAATCTGGTCGAGGCCCTGCTCAAGCTGGGGCAGCGCGTCACCGGCCTCGATAACTTCGCGACCGGCCACCGCCACAACCTGGACCAGGTGCGCGAGGCCGTGGGCGACGCGGCCTGGGAGCGCTTCCACTTCATCGAAGGCGACATCCGCAACCTGGACGACTGCCGCCGCGCCTGCGAAGGCGCCGACTACGTCCTGCACCAGGCCGCGCTGGGCTCGGTGCCGCGCTCGATCGCCGATCCTATCCTGACCAACGAGGCCAACATCAGCGGCTTCGTCAACATGCTGGTGGCCGCGCGCGACGCCAAGGTGCGCCGCTTCGTCTACGCCGCCTCGAGCTCGACCTACGGCGACCATCCGGCCCTGCCCAAGGTCGAGGACCAGATCGGCAAGCCGCTGTCGCCCTATGCGGTGACCAAGTACGTCAACGAACTGTATGCGGACGTGTTCGCCCGCTGCTACGGCCTGGAGTCGGTCGGCCTGCGCTACTTCAACGTGTTCGGCCCGCGCCAGGATCCGAACGGCGCCTACGCCGCCGTGATCCCGCAATGGGTCGCCGCCCTGATCCGCAACCAGCCGCTCAAGATCAACGGCGACGGCGAGACCAGCCGCGACTTCTGCTACATCGACAACGTGGTCCAGGCCAACCTGCTGGCCGCCACCGCCGGTCCGGACGCCGCCAACCAGGTCTACAACGTCGCCCTGAACGACCGCACCTCGCTCAACCAGCTGCACGCGATGATGGTCGAACTGCTGGCGCCGCGCTTCCCGCACGTGAGCGCGCACCGTCCCGACCACGTCGACTTCCGGCCGGGCGACGTGCGCCATTCGCAGGCCGATATTTCCAAAGCGCAGCGCCTGCTCGGCTATGCGCCAACCCACCGCCTGGACCAGGGCCTGAAGCAGGCGATGGACTGGTATGTCAGTCATCTGGTCTGA
- a CDS encoding nucleotide sugar dehydrogenase, translating into MKADEVVAVVGLGYVGLPLAVEYGKKGRTIGFDLSSAKIENYKNFIDPTGEVSTEQLKASRHLEVTTDPAMLAQADYIIVAVPTPVDIAHNPDFTPLIGASKSVGKNMKRGAIVVYESTVYPGATEEVCIPILERESGLKWKEDFHVGFSPERINPGDKEHTLTTILKVVSGDDEESLERIAKLYEHVVTAGVYRASSIKVAEAAKVIENTQRDLNIALMNELAIIFDKVGIDTLEVLKAAGTKWNFLPFRPGLVGGHCIGVDPYYLTHKAEMIGYHPQVILAGRRINDGMAKFVAEKTVKSMISSGFHVKGSKINVIGLTFKENCPDLRNSKVADIVHELESYGCEVHVYDPVADADEAKHEYNIKLESWESLPKADAVVVAVPHKEVLARPLTDFQDKLNPSGCFIDVKSQFEPKHLREAGYCVWRL; encoded by the coding sequence ATGAAAGCAGATGAAGTCGTCGCGGTAGTAGGACTGGGGTATGTCGGCTTGCCGCTGGCAGTGGAATACGGCAAAAAAGGACGGACCATCGGCTTCGACCTGTCCAGCGCCAAGATCGAGAACTACAAGAATTTCATCGACCCGACCGGCGAAGTCTCGACCGAGCAGCTGAAGGCGTCGCGCCACCTCGAAGTGACCACCGACCCGGCCATGCTGGCCCAGGCGGACTACATCATCGTCGCCGTGCCCACCCCGGTCGACATCGCCCACAACCCCGACTTCACGCCCCTGATCGGCGCCAGCAAGTCGGTCGGCAAGAACATGAAGCGCGGCGCCATCGTCGTCTACGAATCCACCGTCTACCCGGGCGCCACCGAAGAGGTCTGCATCCCGATCCTGGAGCGCGAATCCGGCCTCAAGTGGAAAGAAGACTTCCACGTCGGCTTCTCGCCCGAGCGCATCAACCCGGGCGACAAGGAACACACCCTGACCACCATCCTCAAGGTCGTCTCCGGCGACGACGAGGAATCGCTCGAGCGCATCGCCAAGCTGTACGAGCACGTGGTCACCGCCGGCGTCTACCGCGCCTCCAGCATCAAGGTGGCCGAGGCCGCGAAGGTGATCGAGAACACCCAGCGCGACCTGAACATCGCCCTGATGAACGAACTGGCGATCATCTTCGACAAGGTCGGCATCGACACCCTCGAAGTCCTGAAGGCGGCCGGCACCAAGTGGAACTTCCTGCCCTTCCGTCCGGGCCTGGTCGGCGGCCACTGCATCGGCGTCGATCCCTACTACCTGACCCACAAGGCCGAGATGATCGGCTACCACCCGCAGGTCATCCTCGCGGGCCGCCGCATCAACGACGGCATGGCCAAGTTCGTGGCCGAGAAGACCGTCAAGTCGATGATCTCCTCGGGCTTCCACGTCAAGGGCTCGAAGATCAACGTGATCGGCCTGACCTTCAAGGAAAACTGCCCCGATCTGCGCAACTCCAAGGTCGCCGACATCGTGCATGAACTCGAGTCCTATGGCTGCGAGGTGCACGTCTACGACCCGGTGGCGGACGCCGACGAGGCCAAGCACGAATACAACATCAAGCTGGAAAGCTGGGAGTCGCTGCCGAAGGCCGACGCCGTGGTGGTTGCCGTGCCGCACAAGGAAGTGCTGGCCCGTCCGCTGACCGACTTCCAGGACAAGCTGAACCCGTCGGGCTGCTTCATCGACGTCAAGTCGCAGTTCGAACCGAAACACCTGCGCGAAGCCGGCTACTGCGTCTGGCGCCTGTAA
- the prsR gene encoding PEP-CTERM-box response regulator transcription factor, protein MTQNKPKLLIIEDDVGLQKQLRWSLDAYEVVVAGDRESALALLRRHEPAVVTMDLGLPPDPDGATEGLATLQGILALAPDTKVIVLTGNQDHANAVKAIGMGAYDFHQKPCDQEVLNLVVQRAFFLHALQQENRRMLQSQADSPMSGVISRDPGMLKVCRNIEKVAPTSASVMLLGESGTGKEVLARALHQLSPRAGQRFMAINCAAIPENLLESELFGYEKGAFTGAAKQTKGKVELAHGGTFFLDEVGDLPMALQAKLLRFLQERVVERIGGHEEIPVDVRVICATHRNLKELAQSGRFREDLYYRLSEIVVTIPPLHARNGDAALLAHHFKNKFCAQESRPSLHFSPEALAAIEGYGWPGNVRELENCIKRAVIMADGATIQAEDLGIDVEAEEQPINLRQIRDEAEYKALVKALARADGNIVKASEALGISRPTMYDLMARHAIKVNNA, encoded by the coding sequence TTGACTCAGAATAAACCGAAACTGCTCATCATCGAAGACGACGTGGGCCTGCAAAAGCAGCTGCGCTGGAGCCTCGACGCCTACGAGGTGGTGGTGGCCGGCGACCGCGAGAGCGCGCTGGCCCTGCTGCGCCGCCACGAGCCGGCGGTGGTCACCATGGACCTCGGCCTGCCGCCCGATCCGGACGGCGCCACCGAAGGGCTGGCGACCCTGCAGGGCATCCTGGCGCTGGCGCCGGACACCAAGGTCATCGTCCTGACCGGCAACCAGGACCACGCCAACGCGGTCAAGGCGATCGGCATGGGCGCCTACGATTTCCACCAGAAGCCCTGCGACCAGGAAGTGCTGAACCTGGTGGTGCAGCGCGCCTTCTTCCTGCATGCCCTGCAGCAGGAAAACCGGCGCATGCTCCAGAGCCAGGCCGACTCCCCGATGTCGGGCGTGATCAGCCGCGATCCCGGCATGCTCAAGGTCTGCCGCAACATCGAGAAGGTCGCGCCGACCTCGGCCTCGGTGATGCTGCTGGGCGAATCGGGCACCGGCAAGGAAGTGCTGGCGCGCGCCCTGCACCAGCTCAGCCCGCGCGCCGGCCAGCGCTTCATGGCGATCAATTGCGCGGCGATCCCCGAGAATTTGCTGGAAAGCGAGCTGTTCGGCTACGAGAAGGGCGCCTTCACCGGCGCCGCCAAGCAGACCAAGGGCAAGGTCGAGCTGGCGCACGGCGGCACCTTCTTCCTGGACGAGGTCGGCGACCTGCCGATGGCCCTGCAGGCCAAGCTGCTGCGTTTCCTGCAGGAGCGGGTGGTCGAGCGCATCGGCGGCCACGAGGAGATCCCGGTCGACGTGCGCGTGATCTGCGCGACCCACCGCAACCTCAAGGAGCTGGCCCAGAGTGGGCGTTTCCGCGAGGACTTGTACTACCGCCTGTCCGAGATCGTGGTCACGATCCCGCCGCTGCATGCCCGCAACGGCGACGCCGCCCTGCTGGCCCACCACTTCAAGAACAAGTTCTGCGCCCAGGAATCGCGCCCGAGCCTGCATTTTTCGCCCGAGGCCCTGGCCGCGATCGAGGGCTATGGCTGGCCGGGCAATGTGCGCGAGCTGGAGAACTGCATCAAGCGCGCCGTGATCATGGCCGACGGCGCCACCATCCAGGCCGAGGACCTGGGTATCGACGTCGAGGCCGAGGAGCAGCCGATCAACCTGCGCCAGATCCGCGACGAGGCCGAGTACAAGGCCCTGGTCAAGGCGCTGGCGCGCGCCGACGGCAATATCGTCAAGGCCTCGGAAGCGCTCGGGATCAGCCGCCCCACCATGTACGACCTGATGGCGCGCCATGCGATCAAGGTCAACAACGCCTGA